A stretch of DNA from Patescibacteria group bacterium:
TGAATGAAGCCATCCTCTCTCTATACTAAATCAAACTTCTTCTCCATCTCAACCATCCCGTCAAATCGCTCTACCGTCATCATCCGCGCGTACTCGCCTACTCCATAGTACGCAACGAGCGCGTTGATCACGTCAGAACACTCAAACGGGTGCGCCCATACACTCAAATTCACGCACTGAAAGCCAAGATCTTTCAATTTCCACCGGAGCGCATTGCGTGCATGTCTGTATTTCTCCGGAATATCAAATACGATCACGCGCCACTTCCCATCCCACCGGGAAGGGCGCACAATAATTAATTCTTCAATCTTCCGCTTCGCGAGTATATCCTTTCCTTCGGCGGTGAGCGTAAACTTCCACTTCGTACGATCGCTTAAGTCTCTGAGGTACCCTTTATGCTCCAATCGTCTCAATGCTTGACGGAACTGCCGGCGCGGGAACGTGCGCTTTCTCCCGAACGCATCGATAAGCTGTACTACATTGGGAGCAACGAGCGCGACCGTAAGCAATCCTGCCACCGCGAGGATTGAAAAGATTATTTTCGGAATTGATACTTTTCCCTCTCTTTCTGCACTACCCATATTTTTTTCTATAACTTTCACCCTCAATATAGGTATCCTGCAAGCGCAAGCTTCAAATATTTGCGATCGTAAATTGTTGAAGCCTATATTATTGACATTGAATTCCCTTAAACGATAAAAATTGTTTCATCCGTTCATTACTCATCAACTAACGCTCCACTTCAACCATCTCTCCTCTCTCTGGTATCAGCACCTTCCACTCTTTACGCCTCTCTTCCAGCAAGGTCTTTAATCCTGTTGCTTGCGCATGCTCGCCATGAACGAGGAAAATATTTTTCACCCCCTTCACATGCTCGGCATAATCCAGAAGCTCATCGCGATCCGCATGGGCAGAAAGCTCGTTCAGCTTCTCGATCCGCGCGCGCACGTCATAAAATCCATCATAAATTCTCACCCTCCGCTCGCCTTCCACGAGTCTCCGCCCCAACGTATCAACCGCCTGAAAACCGGTTATCAGCACGGTATTGCGCGGATCGCTGATCGCACGGGTGAGATGGTGCTGTATCCTGCCATGCTCGCACATGCCGGACCCTGCAATCACGAGAAAAGGCCCGGGCATATCATTCAACTGCTTGGATTCCTCTACGGTTTTTACCAAGGTGAGATTGCGGAAGACCAGCGGCTCATCGCCCCGCGCGCCAAACTCATCCCACGTCTCATTATCAAAATCATCAGTGTGATTTTTGTACACCTCGGTAATGCGATCAGCTAGAGGGCTGTCCACAAAAATAGGGATACGGGGAATTTCCTTTTCATCCGTCAATCGGTGCAGGAGATACAGCAACTCTTGCGTGCGGCCAAGGGCAAAAGCGGGCACGATGAGTTTTCCCTGCTTAGCCAAAGTTTCAAGGATGATGAGCTTAAGCCTTTCCTTAGCCCGCGCAAAATCCGCATGTACGCGATCCCCATACGTACTCTCCAATAGAAGCACGTCCGCCGACTCATGGACATATTCAGGATCAGGAATGAGCGGCGCGCCCCGGCGTCCAAGGTCTCCCGTGTATACCAGACATTCGTTGCGTGTACGGTCCACGGGCGCTTCTAATACGGTCACGGCAGAACCGAGGATATGGCCTGCGTCATAGAATTTTAACCGGACGTCAGTGCGGCTAACCCCGTCGGATGACGGGGTTTGTCTTCCTCCCACAGAACCTTGCATTTCAAACCACTCACCCATATTCCGCACATAGGGAACCTCGATAAACCGCGAGAGCACCTCTTCTATATCATCGAAGGTGTAGAACGGCTCCGCGAGGGCGCTTCCCACTGACTTCTGCCGCCGCAAATGTTCCGCATCCTGCATCTGCACGTGCGCCGCGTCTTTCATAATCCATTCAGCCACATCGCGCGTGCCCGCAGTCGCATACACATTCCCTTTGAATCCCCCTTTCGCCATCATGGGCAGCATGCCGCAGTGGTCGAGGTGCGCATGCGACAAAACCACCGCATCAATGGATACGGGATCAAACGGCAGCTTCATATTAAGCTCCCTCGCTTCCTTGCGGTGCCCCTGGAAAAAGCCGCAATCAAGCAAAATCTTCAAACCCCCCATTTCCACGAGGTGCTTGGATCCTGTCACGCCCCCCGCCCCGCCGTAAAACGTAATGCGCATATTATTCATTTAATGAGATCATTTCTATAATCCCCTCTTTACGAAGGAGGGGCAGG
This window harbors:
- a CDS encoding MBL fold metallo-hydrolase, giving the protein MRITFYGGAGGVTGSKHLVEMGGLKILLDCGFFQGHRKEARELNMKLPFDPVSIDAVVLSHAHLDHCGMLPMMAKGGFKGNVYATAGTRDVAEWIMKDAAHVQMQDAEHLRRQKSVGSALAEPFYTFDDIEEVLSRFIEVPYVRNMGEWFEMQGSVGGRQTPSSDGVSRTDVRLKFYDAGHILGSAVTVLEAPVDRTRNECLVYTGDLGRRGAPLIPDPEYVHESADVLLLESTYGDRVHADFARAKERLKLIILETLAKQGKLIVPAFALGRTQELLYLLHRLTDEKEIPRIPIFVDSPLADRITEVYKNHTDDFDNETWDEFGARGDEPLVFRNLTLVKTVEESKQLNDMPGPFLVIAGSGMCEHGRIQHHLTRAISDPRNTVLITGFQAVDTLGRRLVEGERRVRIYDGFYDVRARIEKLNELSAHADRDELLDYAEHVKGVKNIFLVHGEHAQATGLKTLLEERRKEWKVLIPERGEMVEVER